In the genome of Flavobacterium panacagri, one region contains:
- a CDS encoding diphthine--ammonia ligase encodes MSQKALFNWSSGKDSALALYKILQNPDYKIEYLLTSVNQQYQRISMHGVRVELLQAQAESIGIPLKIMEIPEMPTMEVYENVMMETLTELKNEGIKYSVFGDIFLEDLRLYREKQLEKIGFKGVFPIWKVSTKDLIWEFISLGFKTIVVCVNEKYLGKSFVGRIIDEDFINDLPENVDVCGENGEFHTFAFDGPIFSKPIDFEIGEIVYRKYEKPESQDSSNTACDTNDKSAFDFGFWYCDLIKK; translated from the coding sequence ATATCTCAAAAAGCTTTATTTAATTGGAGCAGCGGAAAAGATTCAGCATTGGCTCTTTACAAAATCCTACAAAACCCTGATTATAAAATTGAATATTTACTCACTAGCGTAAACCAGCAATACCAGCGAATTTCTATGCATGGCGTTCGTGTAGAATTATTACAAGCGCAGGCAGAAAGCATTGGAATTCCATTAAAAATTATGGAAATTCCAGAAATGCCTACAATGGAAGTTTATGAAAATGTAATGATGGAAACGCTGACAGAATTAAAAAATGAAGGCATAAAATATTCTGTTTTTGGAGATATTTTTTTAGAAGATTTACGATTATATCGAGAAAAACAATTAGAAAAGATTGGCTTTAAAGGTGTATTTCCTATCTGGAAAGTATCAACTAAAGATTTGATCTGGGAATTTATTTCGTTAGGATTTAAAACTATTGTCGTTTGTGTTAATGAAAAATATTTAGGCAAAAGTTTCGTCGGAAGAATTATCGATGAGGATTTTATAAATGATTTACCCGAAAACGTTGATGTCTGCGGAGAGAATGGCGAATTTCACACTTTTGCATTCGACGGTCCAATTTTTTCTAAACCAATAGATTTTGAAATCGGTGAAATTGTTTATCGAAAATATGAAAAACCTGAAAGTCAGGATTCATCAAATACAGCTTGTGATACAAATGATAAAAGTGCTTTTGATTTTGGATTTTGGTATTGTGATTTAATAAAAAAATAA
- a CDS encoding M1 family metallopeptidase, with protein MKYIFLLFTGFIFAQQTQNVDFKSVSGQLSLNSKEKTISGTVDFLFEVLKDCDTISLDAKNMEFSNVKINDNEVTIQNNNKQLKLISRFEKGQNHLTFNYKTRPKQALYFVDIENDEVQIWTQGQGRYTSNWFPSFDDVNEKLIFNLGISFDKEYQVVSNGLLKEKKENGNLIHWQYKMEKPMSSYLLMLAIGKFDKKEFKSKSKIPLEYYYEPKDSNRFEPTYRYSKRIFDFLEKEIGVKYPWQINRQIPVRDFLYAGMENTTSTLFATRYVVDSIGFCDRNYTNVDAHELAHHWFGDLITAESSTHHWLQEGFATYFALLAEKDIYGEDYFYSKLYDTAQQIKFASRTDTIPVLNAKASSLTFYEKGAWVLFVLHESIGDKAFKKAIKSYLNKYAYKTVNTQNFFDEIRKVSDFDLEKFQKTWLESTAFDTPTANALLSKNKTIEKRLEIDKLKKTALTEKADILKVTLASNVYRSVKEAVVDQLENEKYEAKKELLLLALETNDIQVRQNVAETLTKIPEDFRLNYETLLDDKSYQTQEIALYWLWRNFPAHRTAYLDKSKNWIGFNDYNLRTLWLSLALSTTNYISDPEPLITELIAFSSTKYEATTRQNALEKLIAFKIINDQVLSNLVGATTHHMWQFSKFGRDTIRLLLKNPEMRTSFNRILPNLNPDEQFQLDRLLKE; from the coding sequence ATGAAATACATTTTCCTATTATTTACCGGATTTATTTTTGCACAGCAAACACAGAATGTTGATTTCAAATCGGTTTCAGGGCAATTGTCTTTGAATTCAAAAGAAAAGACAATTTCTGGTACTGTAGATTTTCTATTTGAGGTTCTAAAGGATTGTGATACGATTTCGCTTGACGCAAAAAACATGGAATTTTCCAATGTGAAAATTAACGACAATGAAGTAACCATTCAAAATAACAATAAACAATTAAAATTGATTTCTCGTTTTGAGAAAGGACAAAATCATTTAACCTTCAATTACAAAACAAGGCCAAAGCAGGCCTTATATTTTGTTGATATTGAAAATGATGAAGTTCAGATCTGGACACAAGGACAAGGAAGATATACCAGCAATTGGTTTCCAAGTTTTGATGATGTAAATGAAAAGTTGATTTTCAATTTAGGAATTTCATTCGATAAAGAATATCAGGTTGTGTCTAACGGACTTCTAAAAGAAAAAAAAGAAAATGGAAATCTAATTCATTGGCAATACAAAATGGAAAAACCAATGAGTTCTTATTTACTCATGCTGGCAATTGGAAAATTCGATAAAAAAGAATTCAAATCTAAAAGTAAAATTCCTTTAGAGTATTATTATGAGCCAAAAGACTCCAATCGTTTTGAGCCTACATATCGATATTCGAAACGTATTTTTGATTTTCTGGAGAAAGAAATCGGAGTTAAATATCCTTGGCAGATTAATAGACAAATTCCAGTTCGTGATTTTTTATATGCGGGAATGGAAAATACAACTTCAACACTTTTTGCGACTCGTTATGTCGTAGATTCAATTGGTTTCTGCGATCGAAATTATACCAATGTTGATGCCCATGAATTGGCACATCATTGGTTTGGCGATTTAATTACAGCGGAAAGCAGTACGCATCATTGGCTTCAGGAAGGATTTGCCACTTATTTTGCTTTGTTGGCAGAAAAAGATATTTATGGAGAAGATTATTTTTACTCAAAATTATATGACACTGCACAGCAAATCAAATTTGCCTCCAGAACCGATACAATTCCAGTTTTGAATGCTAAAGCAAGTTCGTTAACATTTTATGAAAAAGGAGCTTGGGTTTTATTTGTTCTGCATGAATCTATTGGAGATAAAGCTTTTAAAAAAGCGATAAAGAGCTATTTAAATAAGTATGCTTATAAAACAGTAAATACACAGAATTTTTTTGATGAAATTAGAAAAGTATCAGATTTTGATTTAGAGAAGTTTCAAAAGACTTGGCTGGAATCAACCGCTTTTGATACACCAACGGCAAATGCATTACTGAGCAAGAACAAAACCATTGAGAAAAGACTGGAAATAGATAAGTTAAAGAAAACAGCTTTAACTGAAAAAGCAGATATTCTAAAAGTTACTTTAGCATCTAATGTTTATCGTTCTGTGAAAGAAGCGGTTGTAGATCAATTAGAGAATGAAAAATACGAAGCAAAGAAAGAGCTTCTACTTTTAGCATTAGAAACCAACGATATTCAGGTTCGACAAAATGTAGCCGAAACTTTAACTAAAATCCCGGAAGACTTCAGATTAAATTATGAAACTTTATTGGATGATAAATCCTATCAGACACAAGAAATAGCTTTATATTGGCTTTGGCGAAATTTTCCGGCTCATAGAACTGCCTATTTGGATAAATCAAAAAACTGGATTGGTTTTAATGATTATAATCTGCGTACATTATGGCTTTCACTGGCATTATCAACAACAAATTACATTTCTGATCCTGAGCCTTTGATTACTGAATTAATCGCTTTTTCATCTACTAAATATGAAGCCACAACTAGACAAAATGCTTTAGAAAAATTAATTGCCTTTAAAATAATTAACGATCAGGTTTTGAGTAATTTAGTTGGAGCAACAACGCATCATATGTGGCAGTTTTCAAAGTTTGGAAGAGATACGATCCGACTTTTATTAAAAAATCCTGAAATGCGTACTTCATTTAATAGAATTTTGCCTAATTTGAACCCCGATGAGCAATTTCAATTAGATCGTTTGTTGAAAGAGTAG
- a CDS encoding patatin-like phospholipase family protein: MRALVISGGGSKGAFAGGVAQYLIEEKKHEYDLFLGTSTGSLLIPHLALGHIKKIHSVYTNVTMASIFNICPFVVKTKDGVDIVTINHFNVLRQFFKGKRTFGESKGLRKYIQNNFSLSDFNNLKKLKTDVIVTVTNFTKNESEYKSVKDCTYEEFCEWSWISSNYVPFMSLVEKNNCEYGDGGFSSLVPIREAINRGATEIDVIVLETEVNTTKTVIGKNPFSLMIDLFRIALDQVEKHDIAIGKLMASNKNVKLNLYYTPIKLTDNALIFNKDVMKEWWEQGYEYAQNKSEVMSDNKILI; the protein is encoded by the coding sequence ATGAGAGCATTGGTTATTTCAGGTGGCGGTAGTAAAGGCGCTTTTGCCGGAGGTGTTGCCCAGTATTTAATAGAAGAAAAAAAGCACGAATACGATTTGTTTTTAGGAACTTCAACAGGAAGTTTATTAATTCCGCATTTAGCTCTCGGTCATATTAAAAAAATACATTCCGTTTATACCAATGTCACAATGGCAAGTATTTTTAATATTTGTCCTTTTGTGGTTAAAACCAAAGATGGAGTTGACATTGTAACGATCAATCACTTTAATGTTTTACGTCAGTTTTTTAAAGGAAAAAGAACCTTTGGCGAGAGCAAAGGGTTAAGGAAATACATCCAGAATAATTTTTCTCTTTCTGATTTCAATAACCTTAAAAAACTGAAAACTGATGTTATTGTAACAGTAACTAATTTTACTAAAAACGAATCAGAATATAAATCGGTTAAAGATTGTACTTATGAGGAGTTTTGTGAGTGGTCCTGGATTTCCAGTAACTATGTTCCCTTTATGAGTTTAGTTGAAAAAAACAATTGTGAATATGGTGACGGAGGATTTTCTAGTTTAGTTCCAATACGCGAAGCTATCAATAGAGGAGCTACTGAAATTGATGTTATTGTTTTAGAAACAGAAGTAAATACAACTAAAACAGTTATTGGGAAAAATCCATTTTCATTAATGATTGATTTGTTCCGAATTGCTTTAGATCAAGTCGAAAAACACGATATTGCTATTGGAAAACTTATGGCAAGCAATAAGAATGTTAAACTTAACTTATATTATACTCCAATAAAATTAACGGATAACGCCTTAATCTTTAATAAAGATGTTATGAAAGAATGGTGGGAGCAAGGTTATGAATATGCACAGAATAAATCGGAAGTTATGAGTGATAATAAGATATTGATTTGA
- a CDS encoding sulfite exporter TauE/SafE family protein encodes MDSYIILFLCLAAFAAGFIDAIVGGGGLIQTPMGLILLPNLPVSTVIGTLKIPAFSGTAFAAFQYLKEVVIQWKLLIIMMCLAVPSAFLGSTVLTLVSNDFMKPLLLVVLSLLFIYTYAKKNFGQHVAKDHSEVTQIFYAVVISIIVGFYDGFIGPGTGSFFVVAFIALLGFDFLHASANAKMVNLATNFGSICLFMIKGKIIWTIAIPMAISNGLGGWLGAKLAINKGNGFIRIFFLIVVVGTLIRFAYDVFFK; translated from the coding sequence ATGGATTCATACATAATACTTTTCCTTTGTTTGGCCGCTTTCGCAGCAGGATTTATTGATGCCATTGTTGGCGGCGGCGGATTAATTCAAACTCCGATGGGATTAATTCTGTTACCTAATCTTCCAGTTTCGACTGTTATAGGAACTTTAAAAATTCCAGCTTTCAGTGGCACTGCCTTTGCCGCTTTCCAATATTTAAAAGAGGTGGTAATTCAGTGGAAATTATTAATCATAATGATGTGTCTGGCGGTTCCGTCTGCTTTTTTAGGATCGACAGTTTTGACACTTGTCAGCAATGATTTTATGAAACCGCTTTTGCTTGTGGTTTTGTCATTATTGTTTATTTATACGTATGCCAAGAAAAATTTCGGACAGCACGTGGCCAAAGATCATTCTGAAGTAACACAAATATTTTATGCCGTTGTAATCAGTATAATTGTTGGTTTTTACGATGGATTCATCGGTCCAGGAACTGGGAGTTTTTTTGTGGTTGCGTTTATAGCACTTTTAGGTTTCGATTTTCTTCATGCTTCGGCGAATGCTAAAATGGTCAATTTGGCGACTAATTTTGGTTCAATTTGTTTGTTTATGATTAAAGGAAAAATCATTTGGACTATTGCAATTCCAATGGCAATTAGTAACGGACTTGGAGGATGGCTTGGTGCTAAACTTGCAATTAATAAAGGAAATGGTTTTATTAGGATTTTCTTTTTGATTGTGGTGGTTGGAACTTTAATCCGATTTGCTTATGATGTGTTTTTTAAATAA
- a CDS encoding ATP-dependent helicase — protein MQKYIDQLNEAQRAPVLKKDGPMIIIAGAGSGKTRVLTIRIAYLMAQGIDAFNILSLTFTNKAAREMKHRISDIVGASEAKNLWMGTFHSIFARILRAESDHLGYPSNFTIYDSQDSARLISSIIKEMQLDRDIYKPKQILGRISNYKNSLITVKAYFNNPELVEADAMAKRPRLGEIYQQYVERCFKAGAMDFDDLLLKTNELLNRFPEVLAKYQDRFRYILVDEYQDTNHSQYLIVRALSDRFQNICVVGDDAQSIYAFRGANINNILNFQKDYEGVIMFRLEQNYRSTRNIVEAANTVMEHNKTKLDKVVWTANEFGPKIKVHRSLTDAEEGRFVASTIFEQKMQHQLHNGSFAILYRTNAQSRAMEDALRKRDIPYRIYGGLSFYQRKEIKDVLCYLRLVLNPKDEEALIRVINYPARGIGDTTVEKLTIAANHYKRSIWEVMVNIDKIDLKLNAGTKNKLKDFVTMIQSFQVIDQNQDAFYITDHVAKKTGLVQELKKDATPEGMAKIQNIEELLNGIKDFTEGQREIDGARGALSEFMEDVALATDLDKDTNDDDRVALMTIHLAKGLEFPHVFVVGMEEDLFPSAMSMSTRSELEEERRLFYVALTRAEHQAYLTYAQSRYRWGKLTDSEPSRFIEEIEDQYLEYLTPAETNYRYKSPIDGDIFGDVDKSKLRLNKPVAGTPPKNIADNNPKPDLNIRKLKPVAGTNPNTSASNLFDSKLTIGNIVMHERFGKGEVVNMEGVGADRKAEIKFEVGGIKKLLLRFAKLDVVG, from the coding sequence ATGCAGAAATATATTGACCAGCTCAACGAAGCGCAGAGAGCGCCTGTTTTAAAGAAAGACGGGCCAATGATTATTATTGCTGGTGCAGGTTCGGGAAAAACCCGAGTTTTAACAATTAGGATCGCGTATTTGATGGCTCAAGGAATTGATGCCTTCAATATTTTGTCGCTGACTTTTACCAATAAAGCAGCCCGCGAGATGAAACACAGGATTTCGGATATTGTGGGAGCATCTGAAGCAAAAAATCTTTGGATGGGAACTTTTCACTCGATTTTTGCACGTATTCTTCGTGCAGAATCGGATCATTTAGGTTATCCTTCTAATTTTACTATTTACGATTCTCAAGACTCAGCGAGATTAATTTCTTCAATTATTAAAGAAATGCAGCTGGATCGTGATATTTACAAACCAAAACAAATTCTGGGGCGTATATCCAATTATAAGAACAGTTTGATTACGGTTAAAGCGTACTTTAATAATCCAGAATTGGTTGAAGCTGATGCAATGGCCAAAAGACCGAGATTAGGAGAAATTTACCAGCAGTATGTGGAACGTTGCTTTAAAGCTGGAGCAATGGATTTTGATGATTTGTTGTTGAAAACCAATGAATTGCTGAATCGTTTCCCGGAAGTTTTAGCTAAATATCAGGATCGTTTTCGTTATATTCTGGTTGATGAGTACCAAGATACGAACCACTCTCAGTATTTGATTGTTAGGGCTTTATCGGACAGATTTCAGAATATTTGCGTGGTTGGGGATGATGCGCAGAGTATTTATGCTTTCCGTGGTGCGAATATCAATAATATTTTAAATTTCCAGAAAGATTATGAAGGTGTAATAATGTTCCGTTTGGAGCAGAATTATCGTTCGACACGAAATATCGTGGAAGCGGCCAATACCGTCATGGAGCATAATAAAACCAAACTGGATAAAGTAGTTTGGACTGCAAACGAGTTTGGGCCTAAAATTAAAGTTCACAGAAGTTTGACAGATGCTGAAGAAGGACGTTTTGTAGCTAGTACCATTTTTGAGCAGAAAATGCAGCATCAGTTGCATAATGGTTCTTTTGCAATCTTGTATCGTACCAATGCACAGTCACGTGCAATGGAGGATGCGTTGAGAAAACGTGATATTCCGTATCGAATTTATGGCGGATTATCTTTCTATCAACGTAAAGAAATTAAAGACGTTTTGTGTTATCTGCGATTGGTTTTGAATCCTAAAGATGAGGAAGCTCTAATTCGTGTGATTAATTATCCAGCGCGTGGAATTGGAGATACTACTGTAGAAAAATTAACTATTGCAGCCAATCATTACAAACGTTCGATTTGGGAAGTAATGGTGAATATTGATAAAATTGACTTGAAATTAAACGCCGGAACAAAAAACAAATTGAAAGATTTTGTGACGATGATTCAGAGTTTTCAAGTCATCGATCAAAATCAAGATGCTTTTTATATTACGGATCACGTTGCTAAGAAAACTGGTTTGGTTCAGGAATTGAAGAAAGATGCGACTCCGGAAGGAATGGCAAAGATTCAGAATATCGAAGAACTTTTGAACGGTATTAAAGATTTTACGGAAGGACAAAGAGAAATTGACGGAGCAAGAGGTGCGCTTTCTGAGTTTATGGAAGATGTAGCTTTGGCAACAGATTTAGATAAAGATACCAATGACGATGATCGTGTAGCTTTAATGACCATTCACTTAGCAAAAGGATTGGAGTTTCCTCACGTTTTTGTGGTGGGTATGGAAGAAGATTTGTTTCCAAGTGCAATGAGTATGAGTACGAGAAGTGAATTGGAAGAAGAGCGTCGATTATTTTATGTAGCTTTAACAAGAGCGGAGCATCAGGCCTATTTGACTTATGCACAATCACGTTACCGTTGGGGAAAACTAACAGATAGCGAACCTTCAAGATTTATTGAGGAGATTGAAGATCAATATTTGGAATATCTAACTCCTGCAGAAACCAATTACCGCTATAAGTCGCCAATTGATGGCGATATTTTTGGAGACGTTGACAAATCTAAATTAAGATTAAACAAACCTGTTGCAGGAACTCCTCCTAAAAATATTGCAGATAATAATCCGAAACCGGATCTTAATATTAGAAAATTAAAGCCTGTTGCAGGAACTAATCCAAATACAAGTGCATCAAACTTGTTTGATAGTAAATTGACCATTGGAAATATTGTAATGCATGAACGTTTTGGAAAAGGCGAAGTTGTTAATATGGAAGGTGTTGGTGCAGATAGAAAAGCAGAAATAAAATTTGAAGTTGGAGGAATTAAGAAATTGCTTTTAAGATTTGCTAAATTAGATGTTGTAGGGTAG
- a CDS encoding L-threonylcarbamoyladenylate synthase: MAEFIKIYPDKPSEAAIAKVVKVLQNGGLVIYPTDTVYGLGCDITNSRALEKIAKIKGIKLEKANFSFICHDLSNLSDYVRQIDTSTFKILKRALPGPYTFILPGNNNLPREFKKKTTVGIRVPDNNIILEIVRQLGNPVVSTSIRDEDDVIEYTTDPELIFEKWQHLVDMVIDGGYGDNVGSTIIDLSEHEPVIVREGKGDIDIL; this comes from the coding sequence ATGGCCGAATTTATAAAAATATACCCAGATAAGCCAAGTGAAGCTGCAATTGCAAAAGTGGTAAAAGTGCTTCAGAATGGTGGATTGGTTATTTATCCAACCGATACAGTTTATGGTTTAGGCTGTGATATTACCAATTCAAGAGCATTAGAAAAAATTGCAAAAATAAAAGGTATTAAGTTAGAGAAAGCAAATTTTTCATTTATTTGTCATGATTTGAGCAATTTATCAGATTATGTGCGTCAGATTGATACATCAACTTTTAAAATTTTGAAAAGAGCTTTGCCAGGCCCGTATACTTTTATTTTGCCAGGAAATAATAATTTGCCAAGAGAGTTTAAAAAGAAAACTACGGTTGGTATTCGTGTTCCAGACAATAATATCATTTTAGAAATTGTGCGCCAGTTAGGAAATCCAGTAGTTTCTACTTCTATTCGTGATGAAGATGATGTAATTGAGTATACTACAGATCCGGAGTTAATTTTCGAAAAGTGGCAACATCTTGTTGATATGGTGATTGATGGAGGTTATGGAGATAACGTTGGTTCAACAATTATTGATCTTTCTGAACATGAACCTGTTATTGTAAGAGAAGGGAAAGGCGATATTGATATTTTGTAA
- a CDS encoding OmpA/MotB family protein, whose protein sequence is MRKIVIALSVLMALTSCVSKKKYAELEAKNKETQDLLNSCTVKLNTCLEEKAGLAATADSYKQHNQDLINSSKDLTILTTKGAENLEKSLESLKEKDLKISRLQDALTKKDSVTLALVTSLKGAVGINDPDIEVNVEKGVVFISIADKLLFKSGSYDVSDKAKTVLAKVAKVVNDKPDFECMVEGHTDNVPYKSNGVILDNWDLSVKRSTSIVRVLTNDLGVNPAKLIAAGRSSYVPLVANDTAEDKARNRRTRIVVMPKIDQFYDMIEKEMKKQAK, encoded by the coding sequence ATGAGAAAAATAGTTATCGCACTATCAGTATTAATGGCCCTAACATCATGTGTTTCTAAAAAGAAATATGCGGAATTAGAAGCTAAAAACAAAGAGACTCAAGATTTGTTAAACTCTTGTACTGTAAAATTAAACACGTGCTTAGAAGAAAAAGCTGGATTAGCTGCTACAGCTGACAGCTACAAACAACATAATCAAGACTTAATCAACAGTTCTAAAGATTTAACTATCTTAACAACTAAAGGTGCTGAAAACCTAGAAAAATCTCTTGAAAGTTTAAAAGAAAAAGATTTAAAAATCTCTAGACTTCAAGATGCTTTAACTAAAAAAGACAGTGTTACTTTAGCATTAGTTACAAGCTTAAAAGGAGCTGTTGGAATCAACGATCCAGATATCGAAGTTAATGTTGAAAAAGGAGTTGTATTCATCTCTATCGCTGATAAATTATTATTCAAAAGCGGTAGCTACGACGTAAGTGATAAAGCTAAAACTGTTTTAGCTAAAGTTGCTAAAGTTGTAAATGACAAACCTGATTTCGAATGTATGGTTGAAGGTCACACTGATAATGTACCATACAAAAGCAACGGAGTTATCTTAGACAACTGGGATTTAAGTGTTAAACGTTCTACTTCAATCGTTCGTGTATTAACAAACGATCTTGGTGTTAACCCAGCTAAATTAATTGCTGCAGGTAGAAGTTCTTACGTACCATTAGTTGCTAACGATACTGCTGAAGACAAAGCTCGTAACAGAAGAACTCGTATCGTAGTTATGCCAAAAATCGATCAATTCTATGATATGATTGAAAAAGAAATGAAAAAGCAAGCTAAATAA
- a CDS encoding glycosyltransferase family 2 protein encodes MDKIAVVILNWNGVKLLEQFLPSVIQFSEDATIYVADNDSTDNSVEFVQQNFPTIKIVKNTGNHGFAKGYNDALKHIDAEIYALVNSDIEVTENWLKPILETFENEKQTAIIQPKILDFKNKEYFEYAGAAGGFIDKYGFPFCRGRIFETLEKDNGQYDDNSELFWASGACFFIRKKVYRELGGFDESFFAHQEEIDLCWRAANEGHIIKYNYQSLVYHVGGATLQQGNPKKTYLNFRNSLLMLVKNLPKRGLFWVIFFRMVLDGIAGIRFLTQGKIGHTFAILKAHFSFYCLSLKYLEKRKEFQIQQYYMVKSIVFLYYIRKMTLFKEIFNSIQNIKN; translated from the coding sequence TTGGATAAGATAGCAGTTGTCATTTTAAATTGGAACGGAGTAAAATTGCTGGAGCAGTTTTTACCATCTGTTATTCAGTTTTCAGAAGACGCGACAATTTACGTTGCCGATAATGACTCTACAGATAATTCAGTTGAATTTGTTCAACAAAATTTCCCTACAATTAAAATTGTAAAAAATACTGGCAATCATGGCTTTGCGAAAGGTTATAATGATGCCTTAAAACATATTGATGCTGAAATTTATGCATTAGTAAATTCAGATATTGAAGTTACCGAAAACTGGCTTAAACCAATTCTTGAAACTTTTGAAAATGAAAAACAAACTGCTATTATCCAGCCTAAAATCCTTGATTTTAAAAACAAGGAATATTTCGAATATGCTGGAGCCGCAGGTGGTTTCATTGATAAATATGGCTTTCCTTTCTGCAGAGGACGAATTTTCGAAACCTTAGAAAAAGATAACGGCCAATATGATGATAACAGTGAATTATTCTGGGCATCTGGTGCTTGTTTCTTCATCAGAAAAAAAGTTTATCGCGAATTAGGAGGGTTTGATGAAAGCTTTTTTGCTCATCAGGAAGAAATTGATTTATGCTGGAGAGCCGCTAACGAAGGTCATATTATTAAGTACAATTATCAATCTTTGGTTTACCATGTTGGAGGAGCAACTTTACAACAAGGAAATCCAAAAAAAACGTATCTAAATTTTAGAAATTCATTATTAATGCTTGTCAAAAATCTGCCAAAAAGAGGATTATTCTGGGTAATTTTTTTCCGTATGGTTTTAGACGGTATTGCAGGTATCCGTTTTCTTACACAGGGTAAAATCGGACATACTTTTGCTATTTTAAAGGCACATTTTTCATTTTATTGCTTATCTTTAAAATATCTCGAAAAACGAAAAGAATTTCAGATTCAGCAATACTATATGGTAAAAAGCATCGTTTTCCTTTACTATATCAGGAAAATGACCTTATTTAAAGAAATCTTTAACAGTATTCAAAATATTAAAAACTAA
- a CDS encoding type I restriction enzyme HsdR N-terminal domain-containing protein, with translation MLKLNFPAYTFRFKNSENKVSIFDEIRKKFIILTPEEWVRQHVVHFLMHEKKYPKSLINVEKVLTVNGLRKRYDVVVFNPDGTIHILVECKAPEVKISQATFDQIARYNMTMQARFLNVTNGLNHFYCQMDFENERYEFLRSLPDYKENH, from the coding sequence ATGCTTAAACTTAATTTCCCTGCTTATACTTTCCGATTCAAAAATAGCGAAAATAAAGTCTCTATTTTTGATGAAATCAGGAAAAAATTTATAATTCTTACGCCTGAAGAATGGGTTCGTCAACACGTTGTTCATTTTTTAATGCATGAAAAAAAATATCCTAAATCTTTAATTAATGTAGAGAAAGTTTTAACTGTCAATGGATTACGAAAACGATATGATGTAGTCGTATTTAATCCAGATGGTACTATACACATACTTGTAGAGTGCAAAGCACCCGAAGTTAAAATCTCTCAGGCAACTTTTGATCAAATTGCTCGTTATAATATGACAATGCAGGCACGGTTTTTGAATGTCACAAACGGACTAAACCATTTTTATTGTCAAATGGATTTTGAAAACGAAAGATATGAGTTTTTAAGAAGCCTGCCTGACTATAAAGAAAACCATTAA
- the holA gene encoding DNA polymerase III subunit delta, with protein sequence MDEVIKIVNDIKAGDIKPIYFLMGEEPYYIDKLSEYIEGNILAEEEKGFNQTVLYGRDVSIDDIVSTAKRYPMMADRQVVIVKEAQELSRTIDKIESYVDNPMQTTVLVFCYKYKTLDKRKKVTKLLAQKGVVYESKKLYENQVGDWIKRVLAGKKYTIDPKANAMLVEFLGTDLSKINNELEKLQIILPKGSTITPEHIEENIGFSKDYNVFELRKAIGERNQLRAYKIADNFAHNPKEYPLVMTTGLVFGFFVQLLKYHGLKDKNPKNVASVLGVNPFFLKEYDLAVKNYPMRKVSQIVGALRDIDIKSKGVGANALPQSDLLKEMLYKIFN encoded by the coding sequence ATGGACGAAGTAATTAAAATTGTCAACGATATTAAAGCTGGAGATATTAAACCAATTTATTTTTTAATGGGTGAAGAACCTTATTATATAGATAAGTTATCCGAATATATTGAAGGAAATATTTTAGCCGAAGAAGAAAAAGGTTTTAATCAGACGGTTTTATACGGAAGAGATGTTTCTATAGATGATATTGTTTCAACGGCCAAGCGCTATCCGATGATGGCTGATCGTCAGGTGGTTATTGTAAAAGAAGCCCAAGAATTATCTCGAACAATTGATAAAATAGAATCTTATGTTGATAATCCGATGCAGACTACTGTTTTGGTTTTTTGTTATAAATATAAGACACTCGACAAACGTAAAAAGGTTACTAAACTATTAGCACAGAAAGGTGTTGTTTATGAAAGTAAAAAGTTATACGAAAATCAGGTAGGAGATTGGATTAAACGGGTATTGGCTGGAAAAAAATATACAATTGACCCCAAGGCAAATGCTATGCTCGTTGAATTCTTAGGAACAGATTTGAGTAAAATCAATAATGAATTGGAAAAACTTCAGATCATCTTGCCGAAAGGCAGTACGATTACTCCAGAACATATTGAAGAAAATATTGGATTTAGTAAAGATTATAATGTTTTTGAACTTCGAAAAGCAATTGGTGAGCGTAATCAATTGAGAGCTTATAAGATAGCGGATAATTTTGCTCATAATCCGAAAGAATATCCATTGGTTATGACAACAGGTTTGGTTTTTGGTTTCTTTGTGCAACTTTTAAAATATCACGGACTAAAAGATAAAAATCCTAAAAATGTGGCATCGGTTCTTGGTGTAAATCCGTTCTTTTTAAAAGAGTATGATTTGGCGGTAAAAAATTATCCAATGAGAAAGGTAAGTCAGATTGTAGGTGCTTTGCGGGATATTGATATTAAAAGTAAAGGTGTGGGAGCGAATGCTTTACCGCAATCTGATCTCTTAAAAGAAATGCTGTATAAAATATTTAATTAA